A stretch of Clostridium formicaceticum DNA encodes these proteins:
- a CDS encoding MOSC domain-containing protein produces MAKVVAINISQKKGEKKIPVEKAIFIENFGIEGDAHAGDWHRQVSLLAEESADKIRAAGMPEIKEGDFAENITTYGIEVSKLPIGTKLKIGETLQEVTQIGKECHQHCAIYHQVGDCVMPREGIFTKVLKGGVVAAGDPIEIVD; encoded by the coding sequence GTGGCAAAAGTAGTGGCGATTAACATTAGTCAAAAAAAAGGCGAGAAAAAAATTCCTGTTGAGAAGGCAATATTTATTGAAAACTTTGGTATAGAGGGAGATGCTCATGCAGGAGACTGGCATAGACAAGTAAGCCTTTTGGCAGAGGAAAGTGCCGATAAAATTAGAGCAGCAGGTATGCCAGAAATTAAAGAAGGAGATTTTGCCGAAAACATTACAACATATGGCATTGAAGTAAGTAAGCTACCTATAGGTACCAAATTAAAAATTGGTGAAACTCTACAGGAGGTTACTCAGATTGGTAAAGAGTGTCATCAACACTGTGCTATCTATCACCAAGTTGGAGATTGTGTTATGCCTAGAGAAGGTATTTTCACTAAAGTATTAAAGGGTGGCGTTGTAGCTGCTGGAGATCCTATAGAAATTGTAGATTAA
- a CDS encoding molybdopterin biosynthesis protein, translating into MGKDTRNIYLTNIPLEEAQKQYFTHFEVNKTFVKTEVIPVMEALDRVTVYPLFAKKSSPSYNAAAMDGVAVIAEKTYGATESNPMQLKLGEGFVFTNTGGCLKDPYDAVIMIEDIVEIDKNTIEIYSAAKPWQHVRPIGEDIVEGEMILSANHKIRPMDIGALLAGQVQSVEVYQQPKVGIIPTGSEIIEVSEELQIGKIIESNSRMFAAMVQQYGGSPNRYSIVKDDYNLIKETICRAAKENDIVIINAGSSAGSEDYTVNVLREIGEVVIHGVATKPGKPVILAIVEGKPVIGIPGYPVSAYFVFEFFLKPLLFKYNRQTLSEGQKIKATLSRRIVSSLKHEEYIRLKLGRVRDKMIATPLERGAGVTMSLVKADGILVVPQQTEGYEAGTEVEVTLLKPQEEIDHTIVSIGSHDLVMDILGNQLHKENPDMFLSSAHVGSMGGIMSMKKGEGHIAPIHLLEESTGEYNVAYVDRYLKGEDMALLKFVKRSQGLMVQKGNPKNIQGIEDLTRKEVQFVNRQRGAGTRILLDYYLKKKDIEASNVNGYDREMTTHMAVAAAVASGSADCGLGVYSAARSMGVDFIPIDWEDYDLLIPQKELNNKEIIKLIEVMKSEDFLTLIEELGGYDTKNIGEVITI; encoded by the coding sequence ATGGGAAAAGATACAAGAAATATTTATTTAACAAATATTCCTTTAGAGGAAGCACAGAAACAGTATTTTACACATTTTGAAGTAAATAAGACTTTTGTCAAAACTGAAGTGATACCAGTAATGGAGGCGTTAGACCGTGTGACGGTCTATCCATTGTTTGCAAAAAAGTCTTCCCCCAGTTATAATGCCGCTGCTATGGACGGGGTAGCTGTGATTGCAGAAAAAACCTATGGTGCCACTGAGAGTAATCCGATGCAATTAAAATTGGGGGAAGGTTTTGTTTTTACCAATACAGGGGGATGTTTAAAAGATCCCTATGATGCGGTAATTATGATTGAAGATATTGTGGAAATAGATAAAAATACCATTGAAATATATAGCGCTGCAAAGCCTTGGCAGCATGTTCGTCCTATAGGAGAAGATATTGTTGAAGGTGAAATGATTCTTTCAGCAAATCACAAGATTAGGCCTATGGATATTGGCGCTCTTCTAGCTGGACAAGTTCAAAGTGTTGAAGTATATCAACAGCCTAAGGTAGGGATTATACCTACTGGATCAGAAATTATAGAAGTATCAGAAGAGCTTCAAATAGGAAAAATTATAGAGTCTAATTCTAGAATGTTTGCTGCTATGGTACAGCAGTATGGGGGTTCTCCTAACAGATATTCTATTGTAAAGGATGACTATAACCTCATTAAAGAAACGATTTGCAGAGCTGCGAAGGAAAATGACATTGTTATTATTAATGCTGGCTCCTCTGCCGGTTCGGAGGACTACACAGTAAATGTTCTCAGAGAAATCGGTGAAGTGGTGATCCATGGGGTAGCTACAAAACCAGGGAAGCCGGTTATTTTAGCTATTGTGGAAGGAAAACCAGTGATAGGGATTCCTGGTTATCCAGTATCTGCCTACTTTGTTTTCGAATTTTTCTTAAAGCCTTTACTTTTTAAATACAACCGACAAACCTTATCAGAAGGTCAAAAAATAAAAGCAACTTTAAGCAGGCGAATTGTCTCTTCCCTCAAACATGAGGAATATATTCGATTAAAGTTAGGAAGAGTAAGAGATAAAATGATAGCGACGCCGTTAGAGCGTGGCGCTGGTGTGACGATGTCTTTAGTAAAGGCGGACGGTATACTGGTGGTGCCCCAACAAACGGAGGGTTATGAAGCTGGAACAGAGGTAGAGGTTACGCTACTGAAGCCTCAGGAAGAGATTGATCATACCATCGTATCTATAGGCAGTCACGATCTTGTGATGGATATACTAGGGAATCAACTTCACAAAGAGAATCCTGACATGTTTTTATCTTCAGCTCATGTAGGTAGCATGGGAGGGATTATGTCCATGAAAAAAGGAGAAGGACATATAGCACCTATACATTTATTAGAGGAAAGTACAGGGGAATATAATGTAGCTTATGTAGACCGCTATTTAAAGGGTGAAGATATGGCCTTGCTTAAGTTTGTAAAACGGAGCCAAGGGTTAATGGTTCAAAAAGGTAACCCTAAAAATATTCAAGGGATAGAAGATTTAACAAGAAAAGAAGTACAATTTGTCAATAGGCAAAGAGGTGCTGGAACAAGGATTCTTTTAGATTACTATCTAAAGAAAAAAGATATAGAAGCTTCTAATGTAAATGGTTATGACAGAGAAATGACCACCCATATGGCGGTGGCTGCAGCGGTGGCTAGTGGGTCTGCAGATTGTGGCTTAGGTGTATATTCTGCAGCAAGATCTATGGGTGTAGACTTCATTCCTATAGATTGGGAGGATTATGACTTGCTTATTCCGCAAAAAGAGTTGAATAATAAAGAAATCATCAAGCTTATAGAGGTGATGAAGAGTGAAGATTTCTTAACGCTAATTGAGGAACTAGGTGGCTATGATACAAAAAATATAGGTGAGGTAATAACAATCTAA
- a CDS encoding FMN-binding protein, whose protein sequence is MKNKKVGLGFVFILVLIMLGITFYHTEDRGVQEVAGKLFPSEMKMKDITKQTKDRYVEENFPAVEEIYRVEDAEGQHTGNVFVVTPVGYEGVIQLAVGIDKTTGTTTGIHIIEHQETPSYGGILTENWFMERFSGKSAASFLNLVKLEEQTPQDILQITGATMTSQAVVNGVNAAIGTFNYLESGELMSAVPKEMERNLREEEAGIFYIHGGKKGPIKITMEELKQFPTVESHTTLRKSTGTEISITVEGPTLDVVLAHFGENLKDYNGIGVTARDGYYALVPKEIMDTRQVILGYIFDGEEIADNEKPIRVIIPDEFGVYWVKMVYTIDLYNHISEKDILSVKMFDALTRDITPYMYEYYGSKDASIEVGEILAKLEEVDSKGFFTMVSSDGLLKNETIAMVSSRYYIKTEGENAPMNIGPAFKLGMNVKNMAYFSTTKDAVVFPQEIALLTGTSQVEEYEGIPLKKLLEEVGFADVENKSFQLVAVEGEEVMLMGEDTENCILLYDENKTVTSVYKTSKGIEMIKDVLEINVK, encoded by the coding sequence ATGAAAAATAAGAAAGTAGGACTGGGTTTTGTATTTATACTGGTACTGATCATGCTAGGGATTACCTTCTATCATACAGAAGATCGTGGGGTTCAGGAGGTAGCTGGTAAACTATTTCCTTCAGAGATGAAGATGAAGGATATAACAAAGCAAACAAAAGATCGCTATGTAGAAGAAAATTTTCCAGCGGTGGAAGAAATCTATAGGGTTGAAGATGCTGAGGGACAGCATACAGGAAATGTTTTTGTAGTTACGCCAGTGGGTTATGAAGGTGTTATACAGCTTGCAGTAGGGATCGATAAAACCACTGGTACAACTACAGGCATTCACATTATAGAGCATCAAGAAACCCCTAGCTATGGAGGAATTTTAACGGAAAATTGGTTTATGGAGAGATTCTCAGGAAAAAGTGCTGCGTCTTTTTTGAATTTGGTTAAGTTAGAAGAACAAACCCCTCAAGATATCCTCCAAATTACTGGAGCTACCATGACGAGCCAAGCTGTGGTCAATGGTGTAAATGCAGCTATAGGTACTTTTAACTATCTAGAATCAGGAGAGCTGATGTCTGCTGTACCTAAAGAAATGGAGAGAAACCTCAGAGAAGAAGAAGCTGGTATCTTTTACATTCATGGTGGTAAAAAAGGTCCTATAAAAATTACCATGGAGGAATTAAAGCAGTTTCCTACAGTTGAAAGTCATACTACTTTGAGAAAAAGCACTGGTACAGAAATCTCAATAACCGTGGAGGGACCAACACTAGATGTTGTATTAGCACATTTTGGAGAAAATTTAAAGGATTATAATGGTATAGGGGTTACTGCAAGAGATGGCTACTATGCTCTGGTACCTAAAGAAATCATGGACACGCGACAAGTGATTTTAGGTTATATTTTTGATGGTGAAGAAATCGCTGATAATGAAAAACCTATTCGTGTCATTATTCCTGATGAATTTGGTGTCTATTGGGTAAAAATGGTTTACACCATTGATTTATATAATCATATCTCTGAAAAAGATATTTTATCCGTGAAAATGTTTGATGCGCTAACGAGAGATATCACCCCCTATATGTACGAGTATTATGGAAGTAAGGATGCTTCTATAGAAGTGGGAGAAATTTTAGCGAAGCTAGAGGAGGTGGACTCCAAAGGATTTTTTACAATGGTATCCTCTGATGGCCTATTAAAAAATGAGACAATTGCCATGGTTTCATCACGATATTATATCAAGACAGAAGGGGAAAATGCTCCTATGAATATAGGTCCCGCTTTTAAATTAGGTATGAACGTGAAGAATATGGCTTATTTCTCAACCACTAAAGATGCTGTAGTTTTCCCACAGGAAATCGCACTTTTAACAGGTACATCACAGGTGGAAGAATATGAAGGAATACCTTTAAAAAAGCTTTTGGAGGAAGTGGGCTTTGCTGATGTGGAAAACAAAAGTTTTCAATTGGTAGCGGTTGAAGGTGAAGAAGTTATGTTGATGGGGGAAGACACCGAAAACTGTATCTTACTTTATGATGAAAATAAGACTGTGACATCTGTATACAAAACTTCAAAAGGAATAGAAATGATAAAAGATGTATTAGAAATTAATGTGAAGTAA
- a CDS encoding molybdopterin-dependent oxidoreductase: MKRKLQGLICIVIFILFITTGCNKETKVAEDLQETPKDEVQIQEELQIDQEALQIDTNRIEEDVKEEKSAEVLPTENIPPAEAEKQKEEQKIPELKPEVKQEEQSKIPEGPALHFEGSALNQETYISLEALKKMEAAVIEDEYFALNSYGTREYFHFKGVAIGYLIENVIKPSKEAKTVTFIAEDGYAKAYTIQEVKRTDYIDEQNPDKTYKMMIAWEENHQQYDSKKGSPFRLVVGQKEEGDVNKPNWVQNIKTIQID, from the coding sequence ATGAAAAGAAAATTACAAGGGCTTATTTGTATAGTAATATTCATTCTTTTTATCACAACAGGGTGTAATAAAGAGACAAAGGTAGCAGAAGACTTACAAGAAACACCAAAGGATGAAGTACAGATACAAGAAGAATTACAAATAGATCAAGAAGCGTTGCAAATAGATACGAATAGGATAGAAGAAGATGTAAAAGAAGAAAAGTCAGCCGAAGTGTTGCCAACAGAGAATATACCACCTGCTGAAGCAGAGAAACAAAAAGAAGAGCAGAAAATCCCAGAATTAAAACCAGAAGTAAAACAAGAAGAACAATCAAAAATTCCAGAGGGACCAGCTTTACACTTTGAAGGCAGTGCTCTTAATCAAGAAACCTATATAAGCCTAGAAGCATTGAAAAAGATGGAGGCAGCAGTTATAGAGGATGAGTATTTTGCTCTTAACAGTTATGGAACAAGAGAATATTTTCACTTTAAAGGTGTTGCTATTGGTTATCTTATAGAAAATGTTATTAAACCTTCAAAAGAAGCTAAAACCGTTACTTTTATTGCGGAGGATGGTTATGCTAAGGCTTATACAATTCAAGAAGTAAAAAGAACAGATTATATAGATGAACAAAATCCTGATAAAACCTACAAGATGATGATTGCTTGGGAGGAGAATCATCAACAGTATGATAGTAAAAAAGGAAGCCCCTTTAGGTTAGTCGTTGGTCAAAAAGAAGAAGGAGATGTAAATAAACCTAATTGGGTGCAAAACATAAAGACGATTCAAATCGATTAG
- a CDS encoding 2Fe-2S iron-sulfur cluster-binding protein produces the protein MTIKVNFKKSDKIVEVFSGRSLLSIARESNVFIPSPCGGNARCGGCRVKILEGNDLEDISAEEYLRLKDEEIEKGFRLACSYIVKEDIEVEV, from the coding sequence ATGACCATAAAAGTAAATTTTAAAAAATCCGATAAAATTGTTGAGGTATTCTCAGGGAGGAGCTTATTAAGTATTGCTAGGGAGAGTAATGTTTTCATCCCTTCTCCCTGTGGGGGCAATGCCCGTTGTGGTGGATGTAGGGTGAAGATATTAGAGGGAAATGACTTAGAAGATATCAGTGCAGAAGAATATTTAAGGTTAAAGGATGAGGAAATAGAAAAAGGGTTTCGTTTAGCCTGCTCCTATATCGTGAAAGAGGATATTGAAGTGGAAGTATAG
- the polX gene encoding DNA polymerase/3'-5' exonuclease PolX — protein MDKKEVSKILEEIGILLEIQGENPFKTRAYFNGARTIELLKEDISILVEENRLGEVKGIGKALQEKISELVRTGRLAYYEELKSQLPEGIFDLLKIPGLGPKKVKLLYSELAIKNLGELEYACLENRLLHLKGFGEKTQNKILEGIDHLKKYRGQHLLSTGILFSRPILEKLQKNQAIIGVSLAGSIRRQKELIKDIDIIASCQEEKREAIMEEFTSFSEVEKIIAKGNTKSSVLLSSGVNIDLRLVEEEEYPTALHHFTGSKEHNTAIRHRAKTLGLKVNEYGIFRGDEKIKVEDEEDFFQTLRLQYIPPELRENNGEIEAAEAGDIPTLVDLEDIKGIFHVHSNYSDGINTLEELIKAAIDKGFQYIGISDHSKTAVYANGLKEAAVKKQHEEIQQLRIKYPQIKIFKGIESDILPDGSLDYGEEVLSQFDYIIGSIHSHFNMDRESMTNRIKRAVENKYLTILGHPTGRLLLSRKAYDVDLEAIIEACSANAVAIEINSNPHRLDLDWRMCKYAKEKGVKLVIEPDAHRISGFDDIAYGIGIARKGWLGAEDVLNCREAEEVEMLFKK, from the coding sequence ATGGATAAAAAAGAAGTGAGTAAGATATTAGAAGAAATAGGGATTCTGTTAGAAATACAGGGGGAAAATCCCTTTAAAACTAGAGCTTATTTTAATGGCGCTAGAACAATAGAGTTGCTGAAGGAAGATATAAGCATTTTAGTAGAAGAAAATCGGTTGGGAGAGGTCAAGGGTATAGGCAAGGCTTTACAGGAAAAAATATCGGAGTTGGTAAGGACGGGAAGATTAGCATACTATGAGGAGTTAAAATCACAGCTGCCTGAAGGAATATTTGATTTACTTAAAATACCAGGACTAGGGCCTAAAAAAGTAAAGCTTCTGTATAGTGAACTAGCTATTAAAAATCTAGGTGAGCTAGAATACGCATGTCTAGAAAATAGGCTCTTACATTTAAAGGGCTTTGGAGAAAAGACACAGAATAAAATATTAGAGGGGATTGACCATCTAAAGAAATACAGAGGGCAGCATCTGTTATCTACTGGTATTCTTTTCAGTAGACCAATTCTAGAGAAATTACAAAAAAATCAAGCAATCATAGGGGTGAGTTTAGCAGGAAGCATAAGAAGGCAAAAAGAACTGATTAAGGATATTGATATCATCGCTAGTTGTCAAGAGGAAAAAAGAGAAGCAATTATGGAAGAATTTACTTCCTTTTCAGAGGTGGAGAAGATTATAGCCAAAGGAAATACGAAGTCTAGTGTACTACTATCTTCAGGCGTCAATATAGATTTAAGATTGGTGGAGGAGGAGGAATACCCTACAGCCTTACATCATTTTACTGGCAGCAAAGAGCATAATACCGCTATACGCCATAGGGCGAAAACTTTGGGACTAAAAGTTAATGAGTATGGTATTTTTCGTGGTGATGAAAAAATAAAGGTAGAGGATGAAGAAGACTTTTTTCAGACGTTACGGTTACAGTATATTCCTCCAGAATTGAGAGAAAACAATGGGGAAATAGAGGCAGCTGAAGCAGGAGATATCCCCACCCTGGTGGATTTGGAGGATATTAAGGGGATATTTCATGTACATAGCAATTATAGTGATGGTATAAATACGCTTGAAGAATTGATAAAAGCGGCTATAGATAAAGGTTTCCAGTATATAGGCATATCTGACCACAGCAAAACAGCAGTTTATGCCAATGGTTTAAAGGAAGCAGCAGTAAAGAAACAACATGAAGAAATTCAACAATTGAGAATAAAGTATCCACAGATAAAAATATTCAAGGGTATTGAGTCGGATATCCTTCCTGATGGTTCTCTAGATTATGGTGAGGAAGTATTATCCCAATTTGACTACATTATAGGTTCTATACACTCTCATTTTAATATGGATAGAGAATCTATGACCAACCGTATTAAAAGGGCAGTGGAAAACAAGTATTTAACCATCTTAGGACATCCTACAGGAAGACTATTGCTATCCAGGAAGGCCTATGATGTAGATTTAGAAGCCATCATAGAAGCCTGTAGTGCTAATGCGGTTGCGATTGAAATTAATAGCAATCCCCATAGACTGGATTTGGATTGGAGAATGTGTAAATATGCTAAGGAAAAAGGTGTAAAACTAGTGATTGAACCAGATGCCCACAGAATCTCTGGTTTTGACGATATTGCTTATGGGATTGGTATTGCAAGAAAAGGCTGGTTGGGGGCGGAGGATGTCTTAAACTGTAGAGAAGCAGAGGAAGTGGAGATGTTGTTTAAAAAATAA
- a CDS encoding ATP-dependent metallopeptidase FtsH/Yme1/Tma family protein, whose product MKKISRKKLMIAIGMFVVILSIVSFGIYRQYFYSEKPVEVPYGEFLEKIEENQVNKVFLVDSPKIKGEFKDGQEFITDHPRTDNLKEMLLTADIIVEEVGEQHSVVQIITFIVLIGAFAGIGFMLSKQGSKQASREYDKMSSVEFSTQKESTITFANIAGNEEAKENVMELVDFLKNPQKYQRYGARMPKGVILYGPPGTGKTLMAKALASEAGVDFLAVSGSDFVQVYAGLGAGRIRNLFKNAREKGKCVIFIDEIDAIGKKRDRGGLGGSDESDRTLNALLTEMSGFKGSEGIIIMAATNRLDILDEALLRPGRFDRQIEVGLPDLKARQDILKLYTQNRPIANTISIESIAQQTVYFSGAKLENLMNEAAIYAARENASFISEKHIDRAFYTVIAGEEKKDRSNIKEEERRITAYHEAGHTIATKLLCPENKVTKVTIIPSTKGAGGFSMNIPPDSMYHRKKDMFHSIKVALAGRIVEETIFGKENITTGASNDIQKATEILVAMTKQFGMNEEVGMINYDILLGQSGGVDQRLAEICNKEMKKLYAETKELIEENIHLVHAIAEELMVKETLKEDEINKIISNFKVA is encoded by the coding sequence ATGAAAAAAATAAGTAGAAAAAAGCTAATGATAGCGATAGGTATGTTCGTTGTTATATTGTCTATAGTATCCTTTGGAATTTATAGACAATATTTTTATTCAGAAAAACCGGTAGAAGTACCTTATGGAGAATTTTTAGAAAAAATTGAAGAAAATCAAGTGAATAAGGTGTTTTTAGTGGATAGTCCTAAAATTAAGGGAGAATTTAAGGATGGGCAAGAATTCATTACGGATCATCCTAGAACAGATAATTTAAAAGAAATGCTTTTAACAGCAGATATCATCGTAGAAGAGGTAGGAGAACAACACTCTGTTGTTCAGATTATCACTTTTATTGTATTGATTGGAGCTTTTGCTGGAATTGGTTTTATGCTTTCTAAGCAAGGTTCAAAACAAGCTTCAAGGGAATATGATAAAATGTCCTCCGTAGAGTTTTCAACCCAAAAAGAGTCAACAATTACCTTTGCTAATATTGCAGGAAATGAAGAAGCAAAGGAAAATGTCATGGAATTGGTAGATTTTCTAAAGAATCCTCAAAAATATCAACGTTATGGTGCTAGGATGCCTAAAGGGGTAATTCTCTATGGTCCTCCTGGTACAGGTAAGACCTTGATGGCAAAGGCATTAGCAAGTGAAGCTGGTGTTGATTTTCTAGCTGTTTCAGGCTCTGACTTTGTGCAGGTTTATGCAGGTCTTGGGGCTGGGAGAATTAGAAATCTTTTTAAAAATGCTAGAGAAAAAGGAAAGTGTGTTATTTTCATTGATGAGATAGATGCTATAGGAAAAAAACGAGACCGTGGTGGTCTAGGGGGTAGTGATGAATCCGATAGAACTTTAAATGCCTTACTAACAGAAATGTCAGGGTTTAAAGGAAGTGAAGGGATTATTATCATGGCTGCTACTAACCGACTAGATATTTTAGATGAGGCGCTTTTAAGACCCGGGCGTTTCGACAGACAAATAGAAGTAGGATTACCAGATTTAAAGGCAAGACAAGATATCTTGAAGTTGTATACACAAAATAGGCCTATAGCAAATACCATTAGTATTGAAAGCATTGCACAGCAGACTGTTTATTTCAGTGGGGCAAAGTTGGAAAATCTGATGAATGAGGCAGCAATTTATGCAGCTAGAGAAAACGCAAGTTTTATCTCAGAAAAACATATTGATAGAGCCTTTTATACAGTAATTGCTGGTGAGGAGAAAAAAGATAGAAGTAATATCAAAGAAGAAGAACGAAGGATTACAGCCTATCATGAAGCAGGTCATACGATTGCCACAAAATTGTTGTGCCCTGAAAATAAGGTGACAAAGGTAACGATTATACCAAGCACCAAGGGGGCAGGTGGATTCAGTATGAATATTCCTCCTGACAGCATGTATCATAGGAAGAAAGATATGTTTCATAGCATTAAAGTTGCTCTTGCTGGTCGAATTGTAGAAGAGACTATTTTTGGAAAGGAAAATATAACCACAGGGGCAAGTAATGATATTCAAAAAGCTACAGAGATCTTAGTAGCTATGACAAAACAATTTGGTATGAACGAAGAAGTAGGTATGATTAATTATGATATCCTGCTGGGACAATCCGGAGGGGTTGACCAACGATTAGCAGAGATATGTAATAAAGAAATGAAGAAACTATATGCAGAAACAAAAGAGCTTATAGAAGAAAATATTCATTTAGTGCATGCCATTGCAGAGGAATTGATGGTAAAGGAAACACTCAAAGAGGATGAAATCAATAAAATTATCAGTAATTTTAAGGTAGCTTAG
- the glp gene encoding gephyrin-like molybdotransferase Glp, translating to MELLSTLTMKEAREKLKEVFAELALPVEEISILKALSCIVHEDIKATINVPEFNRSTVDGYAVIAKDTYGASEALPSFLKSIGEVAMGKSTELALQSGECCYVPTGGMIPKNSDGVVMIEYTEVLEDNTVCIQNAVAPKENILQFGEDISKGQVIFKKGHKLRPQDIGVLAGMGITRVKVYKKPRVSIISTGDEIVAPEEEVKLGQIKDMNTYSLATAALQDRCDVMGMAVVKDDLGALKKKIEDFLETSDIVLVSGGSSMGTKDVTKDAINAIGDPGVFIHGLAVKPGKPTIIGKVKNKAVFGLPGQPVSALVVYQTLVTYLIKNLYGDESPVPYITGELTVNIASAPGREHYVMVKISEDDKKIVVSPVHGKSGMLTMMTKSMGYVKIDTNQEGLLKGENVKVYLF from the coding sequence ATGGAACTATTAAGTACATTAACGATGAAGGAAGCCCGTGAGAAGCTAAAGGAGGTTTTTGCAGAATTAGCTTTGCCGGTAGAAGAAATATCTATTTTAAAAGCTTTAAGCTGCATTGTTCATGAAGATATTAAAGCAACCATCAATGTTCCTGAGTTTAATAGATCGACGGTTGATGGTTATGCTGTCATTGCAAAGGATACTTATGGAGCTAGTGAAGCTTTACCCAGTTTTTTAAAAAGTATTGGTGAAGTAGCTATGGGTAAGTCTACAGAACTTGCTCTTCAATCTGGTGAATGTTGCTACGTGCCTACAGGAGGGATGATCCCTAAAAACAGTGATGGCGTAGTGATGATAGAATATACAGAGGTGCTGGAGGACAATACGGTATGTATTCAAAATGCTGTTGCTCCTAAGGAAAATATTTTGCAATTTGGAGAGGATATTAGTAAGGGACAAGTAATTTTTAAAAAGGGGCATAAGTTAAGACCACAGGACATAGGAGTTTTAGCAGGAATGGGTATTACTAGAGTAAAAGTCTACAAGAAACCTAGAGTCAGTATTATTTCTACAGGAGATGAAATTGTTGCACCGGAGGAAGAGGTAAAGCTAGGACAGATTAAAGATATGAATACGTATAGCCTAGCTACTGCCGCCCTACAGGATCGTTGCGATGTCATGGGAATGGCGGTTGTGAAGGACGACTTAGGAGCACTGAAGAAAAAAATAGAGGATTTTTTAGAAACCAGTGATATTGTATTGGTTTCTGGGGGAAGCTCTATGGGAACAAAAGATGTTACAAAGGATGCCATCAATGCTATTGGAGACCCTGGGGTGTTTATTCATGGTCTGGCTGTAAAGCCAGGAAAACCTACGATTATAGGGAAAGTAAAAAACAAAGCAGTTTTTGGATTGCCCGGACAACCTGTATCGGCTCTGGTAGTTTATCAAACACTAGTAACCTACTTAATTAAAAATCTTTATGGAGATGAAAGTCCTGTTCCTTATATAACAGGAGAATTAACCGTCAATATTGCATCTGCTCCTGGAAGAGAACATTATGTTATGGTAAAAATTTCTGAGGATGATAAGAAAATAGTTGTATCTCCTGTTCATGGAAAATCGGGGATGTTAACCATGATGACAAAATCTATGGGATATGTAAAAATTGATACAAATCAAGAGGGACTTCTTAAAGGGGAAAACGTTAAGGTTTATTTATTCTAA